Genomic segment of Camarhynchus parvulus chromosome 1A, STF_HiC, whole genome shotgun sequence:
GTAAATGACTAATACCTTTGttaaagatgttttaaaatatcttagCAGCATCAGTGCCTTGGTTACCTTAGCATGCAGTGTAAAAGCAAAGACATCTATGGATGCCTCCTTGCTGTCATACCTCTTTTAGAAGATAACTCCAATATCAAGACAGatcactttctttcttttttttttttttttttttttttttttgtcatgtaCTGATCTGGCAAATTCTGTGAATACAAATCCCTCCAGTAGCAATTTGCTGTGAATCAAGTCACGGAATACTTAATATATACTAATTAAGAAgttatgttttctgtttatttacttGAAATTTGCAGGTTTCTATTTCAGCAGTCAGGTCAATTTGCTGACCTGGAAAGAAAGTACAGTTTTTTACAtcaagaagctgaaaaaatcaTGGATGTGGGAAATAAAGTAAACTTGATTTCTGAAAAGGTAATCATTAACATCTTAATTGGATGATCTTTGGTGAATATTTGTCATTGCTTACTTCATTgttattttgttaatttaacTGCctgttttaaaacaagttttcaGAATGTGTTTTACTTGCCTGTGAGTAGGCATTTAGAGACTATTTCATGTGACAAAGCATGTCAATCAATGCCATTGTTCCAGTATGTGAATACAGTGGTTGTATCTCAGTATTATTTTTTAGAAACTAAACTATTTTTAAGAACTTACATACATGCACATTTCATTTTACCAGTCGTCTTTCATGTGCAATTCTAATGTACAttgatttgaagaaaatttaCTGACATTTTAATGTAGCAGACCTAGTCAAATGATATGAAGACATAATAAATGATAGATAAGAAAATAGAATAGTAATGAAAAAAGATATAGCCACATGTGACATTACCAAGTagaaaagctgtgctggctgctgaaTTATCCCTGATACCTTACAGATAAGAATGGTAGCATGGCATGGCTCATGCCAGTGATTTTGTTTCAGCACTGATCTCAGAATAATGTCATTTATACATGATGtaatttgaatatttatatACTATACTTCAGATTGCAGAATGTTGCATGAGATTTATTTtggacacaaaaaaaaccaagcacagAAAATTGCATATGCTATGGAAGTTCAACAACAGACatagctttttttctgtgactttttcaTGCTAGGTTAACcaacaatatttttaagatgaaaCATGGAAACGCACCATGGAGGAGCTTTGTAACAAGTACTACAGGGGTTTTTAAAGGACTTCATTATCTCCTAAtaaatggaaagatttttctgttcttactTTTGTTAAGTAGACACAGACGTTGTTTTGTGTTGTGAATGCAGCTTGAGTCTTCTGAAAGTATCCTGCAAGAAGCTGCCTCATCCATCTCTGTGATGACTGAGTTTGGGCAGGAAATACCTTCTCTTCATAACACCATAAATGATATTCAGAACAATGAACAGACTCTATCTCTAAAGATGCAGAGCATTAATGAGAAGTTCCAGAATGTTACAAATTCCTGGAGAAGAAGCCTGGATGAAATGAACACAAATGCTAGTGGTTTAAAATCTGAAGCAAAGTTCATACACACAGAAGTTACTTCCAAAATCAATGAAGTTGACCAAAGAATTAAATCCCTTGCAGAAAGAGTAAAAGATTTGGAGGACAGTACAGCCAGAAATATCAGAACACTAAAAAAGCAAGAAGATGATGAATTCTCTAGAGTTGAACAAAAGTTGAACTTGGATGCAAAGTCAGTTGAAAAGCTAGAAGAAGAACAGAATAGTCTGGTAGCCAAGGACACAGAGCTGAATCAGAAACTTGCAAACTATGAACCTAAAATTGAGGAGTGCAAGACCCATTTGCCAACAATTGAAAATGCTATTCACTCTATTCTTAAGTTGTCAAGTGACTTGCTTGGTATGGAGAAAAAGACAGAGGACTTGAAGACACAGCTGTACGCTGTGGAACGTGACATGCTGAAAACTGTTTCTGATACAGTGGCCATGCAGAAGGCTCTTGAAGGCCTCCAGTCCAATGGCAGCTTGATCAAAGTGCAGCATGAACTAGCTGTTCTAGAAACAGGGCCTGACAAAGCAGTATCTTCAAAAGCAGAAGAAGTAACTTTAGAAAGCTTTCACTTAGAAAATGACCAGAATGGGGATAAGTGAATTTGGTCTTTGATTTTTCATTGatgaaaaagcacttttttataaataatgtgATTTAAATCTATGTCAGGGATAGCTGATGTACTGTCATTGATCTAAAGATCATTGGAACAGCTTGAAAGGTTGAGAAAGAGGGTAGAGAGCAAGAGAGTAATACTCTgttaaagaaggaaaggaatattttcttaaattaaggattattttcagtttatttattaaaagatcttttttctttaaaatatttgaagccAAGTATTTCGATTTAAGGGGGGAAAGTGCATAATTTTAGTTTGTATTTAGCTTTCACTACttagtttcttttgttttttactttgtgTATTATTTTCCATAGACTTGTAACACAGTGAACAATTAATCACTTATTTCTCAGCTGAGATAGCTGTACCTTGCTTTTAAAGTGTTGTACACCATAATGGTTTCatgctgcaggaaagcagagtaCATTTTTAACAGCTGAAGCTTAGATAAAACACCGTTAGAGAAAACCTACTGAGAACCTTGTATTGTTCTGGTTTCTATAAGCTGGCATTTACGTAGCacctggtttggttttttttttttgagggagcTGTTTTGGTGCtttagaaacaaattttaactttttaacctttttttctgtaggatGTTCTTTGTTCAGCATCACATGATATGTCCTGtattgctttgcttttgaaaagaaaaaaaattaatgtcacTGACATTGTTTCCCAAAGTTTGCTGAACCAAGAGCTGCAAAAGTAATTAATGAAATCAGTGGATTTATGTGCTTGGGAGCAGGGAATATCCAGTTTACCCACAGACCTACTTACACATGATGTAATACTACCTAGTAGCCCTGACAGAGGTTCATTGAAATTTGGATCTCGGGGATAACAAAAATTGTCTGCAGACTTATTGGcttaataattttgtatttctctgGAAAGGAGATTGCTTAGTAGAAACAGTATGAACACACATTTATGACTTAATCAGACCTAATTTAAATTAGTCTGGGTTTGtacattaatttctttagaaCTCCACTGAAGTTTTCACTAAACAAGTAACACTGTCCATTCAAGAGACTATGAAACCAGTGTTTCTCAATGTCATAAAACTGTGTTGGTTTCATATAATTATTGCTTATATATAAATTTCTGTTTACAGtgatattcaaaataaaaatatattgtagTGAATTCCCCTGTCCTGGTGCATAATCTGATTCAAAATAAACTGTTCCTCCAGAAAGAGTACAGAGTAAATACTTTAGTGTTCCCTGTCCTATTAGGAAAAACTATGATATAAAGAAatgccttttaaatatttttcacaagtttcaggtttttttcacagTGTTTCAGTTCTAGTGTTTCTACTTTGTACCATTTTGAGGCAGGGTGGTGGGAGTGACAGTGGTGTGATCCCTA
This window contains:
- the IKBIP gene encoding inhibitor of nuclear factor kappa-B kinase-interacting protein isoform X1, with translation MSEIKPRKKGISSSKTSEGSQKADKHSNYGKLASPRTSNNHSSFWMDSRTSLSIISLAVCLVVSWFLFQQSGQFADLERKYSFLHQEAEKIMDVGNKVNLISEKLESSESILQEAASSISVMTEFGQEIPSLHNTINDIQNNEQTLSLKMQSINEKFQNVTNSWRRSLDEMNTNASGLKSEAKFIHTEVTSKINEVDQRIKSLAERVKDLEDSTARNIRTLKKQEDDEFSRVEQKLNLDAKSVEKLEEEQNSLVAKDTELNQKLANYEPKIEECKTHLPTIENAIHSILKLSSDLLGMEKKTEDLKTQLYAVERDMLKTVSDTVAMQKALEGLQSNGSLIKVQHELAVLETGPDKAVSSKAEEVTLESFHLENDQNGDK